One Deltaproteobacteria bacterium DNA segment encodes these proteins:
- a CDS encoding LON peptidase substrate-binding domain-containing protein, with amino-acid sequence MDFLSPQLPRTSLEAMPLFPLPSTVLFPGTRLPLNVFEPRYRDLVEYALSEGQGALAVPLLQPGYEADYEGRPPVHSIMGAGIVLEHERQPDGRYHILIHGTDRLRLIEELPPERSFRLARVERLADEPALAIDEPRLACLRSLALQLAQEVPEARPALSELLENRQAGTCLAGELAARLIPDPAVRQRLLEERDPLRRIDGIQAGIAEIFLRLTGSGAPDSDLN; translated from the coding sequence ATGGACTTCCTCTCTCCCCAGCTGCCGCGGACCTCACTCGAGGCGATGCCTCTCTTCCCGCTACCCTCGACCGTGCTCTTCCCGGGCACGCGGCTGCCCCTCAACGTCTTCGAGCCGCGCTACCGCGACCTGGTCGAGTACGCCCTCTCCGAGGGGCAGGGCGCCCTGGCGGTGCCGCTCTTGCAGCCGGGCTACGAGGCCGACTACGAGGGGAGGCCGCCGGTCCACTCGATCATGGGGGCGGGCATCGTCCTCGAGCACGAGCGCCAGCCCGACGGCCGCTACCACATCCTGATCCACGGCACCGACCGCCTGCGCCTCATCGAGGAGCTGCCGCCCGAGCGCTCCTTCCGCCTCGCGCGGGTGGAGCGGCTGGCCGACGAGCCCGCGCTCGCGATCGACGAGCCGCGCCTCGCCTGCCTGCGCAGCCTCGCGCTCCAGCTCGCCCAGGAGGTGCCCGAGGCGCGGCCCGCCCTCTCGGAGCTGCTCGAGAACCGCCAGGCGGGCACCTGCCTCGCCGGCGAGCTGGCCGCCCGCCTGATCCCCGATCCGGCGGTGCGTCAGCGCCTGCTCGAGGAGCGGGATCCGCTGCGGCGGATCGACGGCATCCAGGCGGGGATCGCGGAGATCTTCCTGCGCCTGACCGGCAGCGGCGCGCCCGACAGCGACCTGAATTGA
- a CDS encoding ornithine cyclodeaminase family protein (catalyzes the interconversion of alanine and pyruvate): METLLLTRKDLAALLTMDTCLPAVEEAFASFGRGEALMPAKVYLPLEKEGGDFRAMPSYLDGAAGLKWVNSHPHNPERHGLPAVLALYILSDPETAAPLAVMDGTLLTAIRTGAAAGIASRHLAHPGAKSLGFIGCGVQARYFLEAHRVALGEAFEGLELRMADRIPTAARLFAKEAGGEAVSVEVAAGCDIVCTATPSCEPVVRRAWVGADAHYNAMGADGPGKQELDPEILFDARVFIDDAHQAFASGEVNVPHAAGDFPEERVAGTLGEVVAGLAPGREGGGITVFDSTGLAVQDLAVARLAYAAAREAGVGLSLDLVG, translated from the coding sequence ATGGAAACGCTCCTCCTGACCCGCAAGGACCTCGCCGCCCTCCTGACCATGGACACCTGCCTGCCGGCGGTGGAGGAGGCCTTCGCCTCCTTCGGCCGCGGCGAGGCGCTGATGCCGGCCAAGGTCTACCTGCCCCTCGAGAAGGAGGGCGGGGACTTCCGGGCGATGCCCTCCTACCTCGACGGCGCCGCGGGCCTGAAGTGGGTGAACAGCCACCCCCACAACCCCGAGCGCCACGGCCTGCCGGCGGTGCTCGCCCTCTACATCCTCTCCGATCCCGAGACGGCCGCGCCCCTCGCCGTCATGGACGGCACCCTGCTCACGGCGATCCGCACCGGCGCCGCCGCGGGGATCGCCTCGAGGCACCTGGCCCACCCCGGCGCGAAGAGCCTGGGCTTCATCGGCTGCGGGGTGCAGGCCCGCTACTTCCTGGAGGCTCACCGGGTCGCCCTCGGCGAGGCCTTCGAGGGCCTCGAGCTGCGCATGGCCGACCGGATCCCCACGGCCGCGCGGCTCTTCGCGAAGGAGGCCGGCGGCGAGGCGGTGAGCGTGGAGGTCGCGGCGGGCTGCGACATCGTCTGCACCGCGACCCCCTCCTGCGAGCCGGTGGTGCGCCGCGCCTGGGTCGGCGCCGACGCCCACTACAACGCCATGGGCGCCGACGGACCGGGCAAGCAGGAGCTGGACCCCGAGATCCTCTTCGACGCCCGGGTCTTCATCGACGACGCCCACCAGGCCTTCGCCAGCGGCGAGGTGAACGTGCCCCACGCCGCCGGCGACTTCCCCGAGGAGCGCGTCGCCGGCACCCTCGGCGAGGTGGTCGCGGGGCTGGCGCCGGGGCGCGAGGGCGGCGGCATCACGGTCTTCGACTCGACGGGCCTGGCCGTGCAGGACCTGGCGGTCGCCCGCCTGGCCTACGCCGCCGCGCGCGAGGCGGGGGTCGGCCTCTCCCTCGACCTGGTGGGCTGA